In Candidatus Dormiibacterota bacterium, one DNA window encodes the following:
- the rpsL gene encoding 30S ribosomal protein S12, whose product MPTISQLIRYGRKPLVKKTKAPALQGSPQRRGVCVRVYTTTPKKPNSALRKVARVRLTSRQEVTAYIPGIGHNLQEHSVVLIRGGRVKDLPGVRYHVVRGTLDTAGAKGRKQGRSKYGAKREKAKKA is encoded by the coding sequence ATGCCCACGATTTCACAGTTGATCCGATACGGCCGCAAGCCGCTGGTGAAGAAGACGAAGGCACCGGCGTTGCAAGGCTCACCGCAGCGGCGGGGCGTCTGCGTGCGTGTCTACACGACCACGCCCAAGAAGCCCAACTCGGCCCTTCGGAAGGTCGCCCGGGTTCGCCTCACCTCCCGCCAGGAGGTGACCGCGTACATTCCCGGGATCGGTCACAACCTCCAGGAGCACTCAGTCGTGCTCATCCGCGGTGGCCGCGTAAAGGACCTCCCCGGTGTCCGGTACCACGTGGTCCGCGGCACCCTCGATACGGCCGGCGCCAAGGGGCGCAAGCAGGGGCGCTCGAAGTACGGCGCGAAGCGCGAGAAGGCGAAGAAGGCCTAA
- a CDS encoding glycosyltransferase 87 family protein produces the protein MQLATPPRPARSAVLTRHGDGLVLILLGLPTAAIDWQIARTWSVPAWISLALLGLVAVAVALVVAGRRFREQGAAAAVALLYALPIAGGIARWHLVPSTTALIGDGAYQIQLAREVLMRGVDPYGFNYVGTGLERAPWGGQAFANPALHHLDYWPGTIVLPLPVQAAVHALLGWWDERLWLLLAAVAVWVLLRRLAPGQSGRMAAITFFLIPGHSLLAVLGDNDLPMVALLLGAALAISRRRFLVAGLVIGLAVATKQTALIAVPVLVIWAGASGMGWKAFLRATCLAVVAVLALILPFLVWNARAFVADTLLYNFGSGAEAYPIQGLGLSSWLLQAGIIQGPRDAFPFLLLQIPLVILTWILAWRWLSRRPRSGDAILWMGVAFFVFLFVNRFAQQAYLLLGVELILAGLLARLHNPGHVQLAPVRPHRLGGGLPPRPRDLGRDGLPPALGEDDRRDSVGR, from the coding sequence ATGCAGCTGGCCACCCCGCCTCGTCCGGCCCGATCGGCGGTCCTTACCCGGCACGGCGACGGGCTCGTCCTCATCCTCCTCGGTCTGCCGACCGCCGCGATCGACTGGCAGATCGCGCGCACCTGGTCGGTGCCGGCCTGGATCAGCCTCGCATTGCTAGGACTCGTCGCGGTGGCCGTGGCCCTGGTCGTCGCCGGTCGCCGCTTCCGCGAGCAAGGTGCCGCCGCCGCCGTAGCACTGCTCTATGCGCTCCCCATCGCCGGCGGCATCGCCCGCTGGCACCTGGTGCCGTCCACCACGGCGTTGATCGGCGACGGCGCGTACCAGATCCAGCTTGCCCGCGAGGTGCTGATGCGTGGTGTCGACCCGTACGGATTCAACTACGTGGGCACCGGCCTCGAGCGGGCGCCCTGGGGTGGCCAGGCCTTCGCCAATCCCGCGCTGCATCACCTCGACTACTGGCCGGGTACCATCGTGCTCCCGCTGCCGGTCCAGGCCGCCGTCCACGCCCTGCTCGGCTGGTGGGATGAGCGCCTCTGGTTGCTGCTCGCCGCGGTCGCCGTGTGGGTGCTCCTGCGCCGGCTCGCCCCTGGTCAGTCCGGCCGGATGGCGGCCATCACCTTCTTCTTGATCCCGGGACACAGCCTGCTCGCGGTGCTGGGCGACAACGACCTGCCGATGGTGGCGCTCTTGCTCGGCGCGGCCCTGGCGATCAGCCGCCGTCGGTTCCTCGTGGCCGGGCTCGTGATCGGACTGGCGGTCGCTACCAAGCAGACGGCGTTGATCGCGGTCCCGGTGCTGGTGATCTGGGCCGGCGCCAGCGGCATGGGGTGGAAGGCATTTCTTCGAGCGACCTGCCTGGCCGTCGTGGCGGTTCTGGCGCTGATCCTGCCCTTCCTGGTCTGGAACGCGCGGGCTTTCGTCGCCGATACCCTCCTCTACAACTTCGGCAGCGGCGCGGAAGCCTACCCGATCCAGGGGCTCGGCCTTTCCAGCTGGCTGCTCCAGGCCGGCATCATCCAGGGTCCCCGGGACGCGTTCCCCTTCCTCCTGCTCCAGATCCCGCTGGTGATCCTCACCTGGATCCTTGCCTGGCGCTGGCTCTCTCGCCGCCCACGGTCGGGGGACGCCATCCTCTGGATGGGCGTCGCGTTCTTCGTCTTCCTGTTCGTGAACCGGTTCGCCCAGCAGGCCTACCTGTTGCTCGGGGTCGAGTTGATTCTTGCTGGGCTACTGGCTCGCCTCCATAATCCCGGGCATGTACAGCTGGCTCCTGTTCGCCCACATCGCCTCGGTGGCGGGCTTCCTCCTCGCCCACGGGACCTCGGCCGCGATGGCCTTCCGCCTGCGCTCGGAGAAGACGACCGACGGGATTCGGTCGGTCGCTGA